From Granulicella sp. WH15, the proteins below share one genomic window:
- the rpoN gene encoding RNA polymerase factor sigma-54, which yields MFMQPRLNLKVSQRQVLTPGLVQMVSVLALNKLDLKEMINSEMVENPVLEELEEFGPTMEEMDGREGDRDRSVAEVAAETERVEKDPFDEIDFGSYFQEFLDPGFKTTSNFEEYDKPSFEHFLAQPSTLSDHLLWQIGAQTLSPVLRAAVELVIGNLDGNGYLTASDEELAEALAAEVHGPIRLDPIPFERGARAKPELAEEEEVLDSVAAAAPKPKSLDAELVIIVRARELVNQLDPLGVGARDLRECLLVQIAAQRREAETVAARRRELASAEAEEGLEELTDEVAPPQSRFDVFETAAHIVTNCLPLLLKKDMRELTKSCGRTAEEVQAAVEYIRTLDPRPGQRYAQNDTRLIEPDVAFVKRDDQYVVLMNEEDMPTLRLNQGYRKMLRQKQTDKDVREYVKERYKSAIQLLRNIEQRKNTIVRTCEVIVRRQQEFLEHGEQSLKPMMIKEVAEEIGVHPSTVSRAVANKYVHTSQGVYELRFFFSEGVNGPEGGDLPLVLLKRKVKKLIEEEDPRKPLTDDQLAAQLKSEGINVTRRTVAKYREDQQIPSTHQRRVR from the coding sequence TTGTTCATGCAACCCAGACTGAATCTGAAGGTCTCGCAACGCCAGGTGCTGACGCCCGGCCTTGTGCAGATGGTCAGTGTGCTGGCGCTGAACAAGCTGGACCTGAAGGAGATGATCAACTCCGAGATGGTGGAGAACCCCGTGCTCGAGGAGCTGGAGGAGTTCGGACCCACCATGGAGGAGATGGATGGGCGCGAGGGTGACCGCGACCGCTCCGTCGCCGAGGTGGCGGCGGAGACCGAACGGGTGGAGAAGGACCCCTTCGACGAGATCGACTTCGGCAGCTACTTTCAGGAGTTTCTGGACCCCGGCTTCAAGACGACCTCGAACTTCGAGGAGTATGACAAGCCCTCGTTTGAACACTTTCTGGCCCAGCCCAGCACGCTGAGCGACCATCTGCTGTGGCAGATCGGGGCGCAGACGCTGTCGCCGGTGCTGCGTGCGGCGGTGGAGCTGGTGATCGGCAACCTGGACGGGAACGGCTACCTGACGGCGAGCGACGAGGAGCTGGCCGAGGCCCTGGCGGCCGAGGTGCATGGTCCGATCCGGCTGGACCCGATTCCGTTTGAGCGTGGGGCGCGGGCTAAGCCGGAACTGGCTGAGGAGGAAGAGGTGCTCGACTCGGTGGCAGCCGCTGCTCCTAAGCCGAAGTCTCTGGATGCGGAGCTGGTCATTATCGTCCGCGCGCGGGAGCTGGTGAACCAGCTTGATCCCCTGGGGGTCGGCGCGCGCGACCTGCGCGAGTGCCTGCTGGTGCAGATTGCGGCGCAGCGGCGCGAGGCCGAGACGGTGGCGGCGCGGCGCAGGGAGCTGGCGTCGGCAGAGGCGGAAGAGGGTCTGGAGGAGCTTACGGATGAGGTGGCTCCGCCGCAGAGCCGCTTCGACGTCTTCGAGACGGCGGCGCATATTGTGACGAACTGCCTGCCGCTGCTGCTGAAGAAGGACATGCGTGAGCTGACCAAGAGCTGCGGGCGCACGGCCGAGGAGGTGCAGGCCGCGGTGGAGTACATCCGCACGCTGGACCCCAGGCCGGGGCAGCGGTACGCGCAGAACGATACGCGGCTGATCGAGCCGGATGTGGCGTTCGTGAAGCGCGACGACCAGTACGTCGTGCTGATGAACGAGGAGGACATGCCCACGCTGCGACTGAACCAGGGCTATCGGAAGATGCTGCGGCAGAAACAGACGGACAAGGACGTCCGCGAGTATGTGAAGGAGCGGTACAAGTCGGCGATCCAGCTTCTCAGAAACATCGAGCAGCGGAAGAACACGATTGTGCGGACCTGCGAGGTGATCGTCAGGCGGCAGCAGGAGTTCCTGGAGCATGGGGAGCAGTCGCTGAAGCCGATGATGATTAAGGAAGTGGCCGAGGAGATCGGAGTGCACCCTTCGACGGTGAGCCGCGCGGTGGCGAACAAGTATGTGCACACGTCGCAGGGGGTGTATGAGCTGCGGTTCTTCTTCTCGGAGGGCGTGAACGGCCCTGAGGGCGGCGACCTGCCGTTGGTGCTGCTGAAGCGAAAGGTGAAGAAGCTGATCGAAGAGGAAGACCCGCGCAAGCCGCTGACCGACGACCAGTTGGCCGCGCAACTCAAGTCCGAGGGGATCAATGTGACTCGGCGGACGGTGGCGAAGTACAGGGAAGACCAGCAGATTCCAAGCACTCACCAGCGTCGCGTTCGATAA